From one Verrucomicrobiia bacterium genomic stretch:
- a CDS encoding OmpA family protein, which yields MPKQTWYIASVLSAIFVAVIIYFSVADKGPTPEEVQKAKEAQQATDDLKAEVEKLKADLAKTQEELTALQEQNQAAVQAKSKLEEEMRTALQSKDITISELQGKLEVNILDRVLFDTGKAEMKAEGADVLLRIANILTNHPNRLIHVIGHTDNIPIRASAGAKYPTNWELSTARALAAVRYLVEKANVDPHRLAAVGYGEYHPIADNTTEEGRARNRRIALVVLPEVYSPDKELNQGKPLSAKLGELPAPTSATPLPLPIPIKSTDTP from the coding sequence ATGCCAAAACAGACTTGGTATATCGCCAGCGTTCTCTCCGCCATTTTCGTGGCCGTCATCATCTATTTCAGCGTCGCCGATAAAGGCCCGACACCCGAAGAAGTCCAAAAGGCCAAGGAAGCCCAGCAAGCCACCGACGACCTCAAAGCCGAAGTCGAGAAACTGAAAGCCGACCTCGCCAAGACCCAGGAAGAACTCACCGCCCTCCAAGAACAGAACCAAGCCGCCGTCCAAGCCAAGTCCAAGCTCGAAGAAGAGATGCGCACCGCCCTGCAATCGAAAGACATCACCATCTCCGAACTCCAGGGCAAACTCGAAGTCAACATCCTCGACCGCGTCCTCTTCGACACCGGCAAAGCCGAGATGAAAGCCGAAGGCGCCGACGTCCTCCTTCGCATCGCCAACATCCTCACCAACCACCCGAACCGCCTCATCCACGTCATCGGCCACACGGACAACATTCCCATCCGCGCCAGCGCCGGGGCGAAGTATCCCACCAATTGGGAACTCTCCACCGCCCGCGCCCTCGCCGCCGTCCGTTACCTCGTTGAAAAGGCGAACGTCGATCCCCACCGCCTCGCCGCCGTCGGCTATGGCGAATATCACCCCATCGCCGACAACACCACCGAAGAAGGCCGCGCCCGCAACCGCCGCATCGCCCTAGTAGTCCTCCCCGAAGTCTACTCCCCTGACAAAGAACTGAACCAAGGCAAACCACTATCAGCCAAACTAGGCGAACTTCCGGCACCGACCTCCGCCACCCCATTGCCACTGCCGATCCCAATAAAAAGCACCGACACGCCCTAA